Proteins found in one Maridesulfovibrio sp. genomic segment:
- the typA gene encoding translational GTPase TypA, which produces MTTLTQNEKIRNIAIIAHVDHGKTTLVDGMFKQSGLFREGQEVDDRLMDSMDLERERGITIAAKNCAVDWKGIKINIIDTPGHADFGGEVERSLSMADGAILLVDASEGPLPQTRFVLKKALEAGLKIIVVVNKIDRADARPDEVLDEVYDLFIDLDATEEQLEFPLLYAIGRDGIAQKTLEEKGENLHPLMDLVVEKVPGPSYNATEPFQMLVSDLGYSDYLGRLAIGKVIHGSAKQNEPLVCINEAGEHVSLRLTKIQTYDGLSFVETDIANPGDIVVVSGIEDITIGDTICTKEAPKALPRITVDEPTVSMRFTINTSPMAGLEGKLVQSSKIRERLHKETLLNVAVKVEESDEKDSFIVKGRGEFQLAILIETMRREGFELSVGRPEVIFKHEDGQKLEPMEQVFIDCEEAFLGVVTEKLSTRKGKMTNLVNNGKGRVRIEFSAPSRALIGYRDEFLTDTKGTGIMNSLFAGYETYRGDFPSRYTGSLVADRAGKGVAYAIFNLEPRGELFIEPGDPIYEGMIVGEHNRDNDININPSKEKKLSNMRASGKDEAVILTPIRPMTLERAMHFIRDDELIEVTPESIRLRKAELSAAKRHMSRGKQLKAKGQK; this is translated from the coding sequence GTGACAACACTCACCCAAAACGAAAAAATCAGAAATATAGCTATCATAGCACACGTTGACCATGGTAAAACCACATTGGTTGATGGTATGTTCAAGCAAAGCGGTTTATTCCGTGAAGGCCAGGAAGTCGATGACCGCCTCATGGACAGCATGGACCTTGAACGCGAACGCGGCATCACCATTGCCGCTAAAAACTGCGCTGTGGACTGGAAAGGAATCAAGATTAATATCATTGATACTCCCGGTCACGCCGACTTCGGCGGTGAAGTGGAACGCTCCCTGTCCATGGCAGATGGTGCAATCCTGCTTGTAGACGCTTCTGAAGGCCCCCTTCCCCAGACCCGGTTCGTACTCAAAAAAGCACTTGAAGCCGGTCTCAAAATTATCGTTGTAGTCAACAAAATCGACCGCGCCGATGCCCGTCCCGACGAGGTACTTGATGAAGTATACGACCTCTTCATCGACCTTGACGCCACAGAAGAACAACTCGAATTTCCTCTGCTCTACGCCATCGGACGCGACGGTATTGCACAAAAAACACTTGAAGAAAAAGGTGAAAACCTGCACCCCCTTATGGATCTGGTTGTCGAAAAGGTTCCCGGTCCTTCATATAATGCAACAGAACCTTTCCAGATGCTGGTATCCGACCTCGGTTACTCCGATTACCTCGGACGCCTCGCCATCGGTAAGGTAATCCACGGTTCCGCAAAACAAAATGAACCTCTGGTCTGTATCAATGAAGCAGGAGAGCACGTATCCCTGCGCCTGACCAAAATTCAGACCTATGACGGTCTTTCATTTGTGGAAACCGATATAGCAAATCCCGGCGATATTGTTGTTGTTTCCGGAATTGAAGATATCACTATCGGTGACACTATCTGTACTAAAGAAGCTCCTAAGGCTCTTCCTCGTATCACCGTTGACGAACCGACAGTATCCATGCGTTTTACCATCAACACCTCGCCCATGGCCGGTCTTGAAGGTAAGCTGGTACAGTCTTCCAAGATACGCGAAAGACTGCACAAGGAAACTCTGCTCAACGTGGCGGTAAAAGTCGAAGAAAGCGATGAGAAAGACAGCTTCATCGTTAAAGGACGCGGCGAATTTCAGCTTGCGATCCTCATCGAAACCATGCGTCGCGAAGGATTCGAGCTTTCTGTCGGCCGTCCTGAAGTTATCTTCAAGCATGAAGATGGTCAGAAGCTTGAACCTATGGAACAGGTTTTTATTGACTGCGAAGAAGCTTTCCTCGGCGTGGTGACTGAAAAGCTCTCCACCCGCAAAGGTAAAATGACCAACCTTGTCAACAACGGCAAGGGCCGCGTGCGTATTGAATTTTCCGCACCTTCCCGCGCTCTCATCGGTTACCGCGATGAATTCCTTACCGACACCAAAGGTACCGGTATCATGAACTCACTTTTCGCAGGTTACGAAACATACCGTGGAGATTTCCCCTCCCGTTACACCGGCTCTCTTGTTGCCGACCGCGCAGGTAAAGGCGTTGCATACGCAATTTTCAACCTCGAACCGCGTGGTGAACTCTTCATCGAACCGGGCGATCCCATCTATGAAGGAATGATCGTCGGTGAGCACAACAGGGACAATGATATTAATATCAACCCCTCCAAAGAAAAGAAGCTCAGTAACATGCGTGCATCCGGTAAGGATGAAGCGGTTATCCTGACTCCCATCCGCCCCATGACTCTGGAACGGGCCATGCACTTCATCAGGGACGATGAATTAATTGAAGTCACTCCTGAATCCATCCGTCTGCGTAAAGCTGAGCTTTCCGCAGCCAAGCGCCACATGAGTCGCGGCAAGCAGCTCAAGGCCAAAGGTCAGAAATAA
- the thyX gene encoding FAD-dependent thymidylate synthase, giving the protein MPEKDLRVELLSMTPNALELLYASFRQCYHAGFVADMWPRLLSGEIEKDKQAAFVSKIMESGHNSPIEHVSFTFAIEGISRACSHQVVRHRVASYSQQSQRYVTENDMDYIIPPAIAKIPEARKRFEEFMDEVGSAYKDLREILVNAGREAKANEDARFVLPQAAETKIVITMNCRSLMHFFNLRCCQRAQWEVRKMADKMLKICKEEFPAIFSNGGASCEQLGYCPEVERFACGRYPTLSQLAAKE; this is encoded by the coding sequence ATGCCTGAGAAAGATTTAAGAGTGGAACTTTTGTCCATGACCCCTAATGCCCTTGAGCTGCTTTATGCCTCATTTCGTCAGTGTTACCATGCCGGCTTTGTTGCCGATATGTGGCCCCGGCTCCTTAGTGGAGAAATTGAAAAGGATAAACAGGCAGCATTTGTTTCCAAGATTATGGAGTCTGGTCACAACAGTCCCATCGAGCATGTCAGCTTCACCTTTGCCATTGAGGGGATTTCCCGGGCCTGTTCCCATCAGGTTGTGCGCCACCGGGTAGCTTCCTATTCTCAGCAGAGCCAGCGCTATGTTACGGAGAACGATATGGACTATATCATTCCTCCCGCTATAGCTAAGATTCCTGAAGCCCGTAAACGCTTTGAAGAGTTTATGGATGAGGTTGGCAGTGCTTATAAAGATCTGCGTGAAATTCTGGTAAATGCCGGGCGAGAAGCCAAAGCCAATGAGGATGCACGCTTTGTACTTCCTCAGGCTGCAGAGACCAAAATTGTAATCACGATGAATTGCCGCTCATTAATGCATTTTTTCAATCTTCGCTGCTGCCAGCGGGCTCAGTGGGAAGTTCGTAAGATGGCTGATAAAATGCTTAAAATCTGTAAGGAAGAATTTCCGGCTATTTTCAGCAATGGCGGTGCAAGTTGTGAGCAGCTCGGATATTGTCCTGAGGTTGAGCGATTCGCTTGCGGTCGTTACCCCACGCTCAGCCAGTTGGCTGCGAAAGAGTGA
- the dnaA gene encoding chromosomal replication initiator protein DnaA: protein MMRDSWNKILKFLEKGLNPGLYKVWIKPLKAEVSANTIKLYAPNDFVAAWVRDRLMDNIKEAGEQVLGTSPKVEIGVRKTVRKPAATATIAKPAVARPVQTSMGLPMMSSAVVNTRIPRWRFSFDDFVIGESNRLACAASRSLCDNSLPGDQLFLSSSPGLGKTHLLHSIGKNLCASSNKKHISIACLTAEEFANRMVLALKAGEISRFKSEFRDNVDCLLLEDIHFFQGKQKMQDEILETLKSLQLRGSKVVMTSSFLPRELEKIDQQLVSRFSSGLLALISTPDFETRKRIVESKAIRLGTQVPDSISELLADRITTDVRQLESCLQNLVLKARLLNRDVSQELAWQVLENYSIAKAAPNYDSIVDHICRSYELTPEQLRSKSRKRQIVLARNTAFFLARKHTELSLKDIGTRLGRRHSTVIKGITNIEREISLQTPLGRQLQDTIERLTP from the coding sequence ATGATGAGAGACAGCTGGAATAAAATTTTAAAATTTCTTGAGAAGGGTCTGAACCCCGGTCTGTACAAAGTATGGATCAAACCCCTCAAAGCCGAGGTCAGCGCAAATACAATTAAATTGTATGCGCCAAATGACTTTGTGGCAGCCTGGGTCAGGGATCGTCTCATGGACAACATTAAAGAAGCAGGCGAGCAGGTTCTCGGTACCAGCCCCAAGGTGGAGATTGGGGTTAGAAAAACCGTGAGAAAGCCCGCTGCAACGGCTACCATAGCCAAGCCTGCTGTAGCACGTCCGGTTCAGACAAGCATGGGACTGCCCATGATGTCTTCAGCCGTGGTTAATACTCGTATTCCCCGTTGGCGCTTTTCTTTTGATGATTTCGTAATCGGTGAGTCCAACAGACTCGCTTGTGCTGCGTCCAGAAGTCTCTGTGACAACTCCCTGCCCGGTGATCAGCTTTTCCTTAGCTCCTCACCCGGTCTCGGAAAAACCCATCTGCTGCATTCGATAGGCAAAAATCTTTGTGCTTCAAGCAACAAGAAGCATATATCCATTGCCTGTCTTACAGCGGAAGAGTTTGCCAACAGAATGGTTCTGGCGCTGAAAGCGGGAGAGATTTCCCGTTTTAAATCCGAGTTCAGGGACAATGTGGATTGTCTGCTGCTTGAAGATATTCACTTCTTTCAGGGTAAGCAGAAAATGCAGGATGAAATTCTGGAAACACTGAAGAGTCTGCAACTGCGTGGCTCCAAGGTTGTTATGACCAGCTCTTTCCTGCCCCGCGAGTTGGAAAAAATTGATCAGCAGTTGGTTTCCCGTTTTAGTTCGGGACTGCTGGCCCTTATTTCCACCCCGGATTTCGAGACCAGAAAACGAATCGTTGAAAGCAAGGCCATACGCTTGGGAACTCAGGTTCCGGATTCCATATCAGAGCTTCTTGCGGATCGTATTACCACTGATGTCAGACAGCTGGAAAGCTGCCTGCAGAACCTAGTGCTCAAGGCAAGACTTTTAAACCGTGACGTTTCACAGGAACTGGCATGGCAGGTGTTGGAGAATTATTCCATCGCCAAAGCCGCGCCCAACTATGATTCCATTGTGGATCATATTTGCCGTTCCTACGAACTCACACCTGAACAGTTGCGTTCAAAAAGCCGTAAAAGGCAGATCGTGCTGGCCAGAAATACCGCTTTCTTCCTCGCCCGCAAACATACCGAACTGTCCCTCAAGGATATCGGTACCAGACTGGGCCGCAGACATTCCACAGTAATCAAAGGCATTACCAATATAGAACGTGAAATTTCCCTGCAGACACCTCTCGGGAGGCAGTTACAGGATACAATTGAACGCCTTACACCTTAA
- a CDS encoding DnaA N-terminal domain-containing protein codes for MNSNVWNSIKKKLLVRINPVLVRVWVEPLSARYEDGIVQLTAPNEFVMKWVQDHLLDRIKDAAQEVLEAKVGVTIDLESGKADSPREFISDVTAYYAVDEILDSINRLTSIVRSSYPVDCGAEDSPSEAEEFAAELEVQTFDSILDAVLESFGVAFRELMMQENEHAVLARRALYYLCFRYGIPAEEVALNIDCTVSEVREGAKVLENEISEAIDNGEDLDELLLRIFQK; via the coding sequence ATGAACTCCAATGTTTGGAACTCCATAAAGAAGAAGCTTCTTGTACGCATTAATCCCGTGCTGGTCAGGGTTTGGGTGGAACCTCTGTCAGCACGTTACGAAGATGGTATTGTACAGCTTACCGCTCCTAACGAGTTCGTTATGAAGTGGGTGCAGGATCATCTGCTTGATCGCATAAAAGATGCGGCTCAGGAAGTTCTGGAAGCAAAGGTCGGGGTTACCATTGATTTGGAAAGCGGCAAAGCGGACAGTCCTCGGGAATTTATCTCCGATGTGACTGCTTATTACGCCGTGGATGAAATCCTTGACAGCATTAACAGGCTTACATCCATAGTACGCAGTTCCTATCCTGTTGATTGCGGAGCTGAGGACTCTCCGTCCGAAGCTGAAGAATTCGCCGCTGAACTTGAAGTTCAGACCTTTGATTCTATTCTTGATGCTGTGCTGGAATCTTTTGGCGTAGCCTTTCGTGAGCTGATGATGCAGGAAAATGAGCATGCTGTGCTGGCCCGTAGGGCCCTGTATTATCTTTGTTTCCGTTATGGTATTCCCGCAGAGGAAGTGGCTTTGAACATTGACTGCACAGTTTCCGAAGTCCGTGAAGGCGCAAAAGTGCTGGAGAACGAAATTTCGGAAGCTATTGATAATGGCGAAGATCTCGATGAACTCCTCCTGAGGATCTTCCAAAAATAA
- a CDS encoding PhoH family protein: MGQKNFILDTNVLIENPKCITALRNGEENNVYLPYTVITELDKLKRDPRIGHIVAQAVHSILKDDKLTILPPAFAEKLRDLNPDDRILKEIMNADIEAPILVTNDRILQIKAGIYSLKSEEYKDSDPFRSDSQMYTGFVDDEQEPYVNSFRWEKGTAIFYGDKENKPISYTHEVWGVKPRNIYQNLALELMLNQDINIVSIQSEAGYGKTFLALASALYLALEKKDNSYEKVYLVKPIWEIGPKMGFLPGTVEEKMQPYVRYVRDLTVKLHEQRPANRIFMETDSDKFRFNQKKFEILPIAYIRGMNLENCIVIIDEMQNMSRSEVRSLLTRMGEGVKCICLGDTRQVDNPYLNESNNGLNWVVKKLRNNKEYAHMVLKGERSRGPITDVVLKTGL, translated from the coding sequence ATGGGCCAGAAGAACTTCATTTTAGACACTAACGTACTTATTGAAAATCCCAAATGTATCACCGCCCTGCGCAACGGAGAGGAAAACAATGTATACCTTCCCTACACCGTAATTACTGAGCTGGATAAGCTGAAGAGAGACCCGCGCATAGGCCATATTGTGGCTCAGGCCGTCCATTCGATTTTAAAAGACGACAAACTCACGATCCTTCCCCCCGCTTTTGCTGAAAAGCTTCGCGACTTAAACCCCGATGACCGTATTCTCAAAGAAATCATGAATGCAGATATCGAGGCCCCCATTCTGGTCACCAATGACCGCATTTTGCAGATCAAGGCCGGGATATACAGCCTTAAAAGCGAAGAATACAAGGATTCCGACCCCTTCCGTTCCGATTCTCAGATGTATACCGGATTTGTGGATGATGAGCAGGAACCTTACGTAAACAGCTTCCGCTGGGAAAAAGGAACTGCGATTTTCTACGGAGACAAGGAGAACAAGCCCATTTCGTATACCCACGAAGTCTGGGGCGTGAAGCCGCGCAATATTTACCAGAACCTTGCCCTTGAACTGATGCTCAATCAGGATATAAATATCGTCTCCATCCAGTCAGAAGCCGGGTATGGTAAAACATTTCTGGCGCTTGCCTCCGCTCTATATCTGGCGCTGGAGAAAAAGGATAATTCCTATGAAAAAGTCTATCTGGTCAAACCCATATGGGAAATCGGGCCCAAAATGGGATTTTTGCCCGGAACAGTTGAAGAAAAAATGCAGCCCTACGTACGCTATGTTCGCGATCTGACCGTGAAACTGCATGAACAGCGTCCGGCCAACCGCATATTCATGGAAACCGATTCCGATAAATTCCGGTTCAACCAGAAAAAATTCGAAATCCTGCCGATTGCGTACATCCGGGGCATGAATCTCGAAAATTGTATTGTCATAATTGATGAGATGCAGAACATGTCACGCTCTGAAGTGCGTTCTCTGCTCACGCGCATGGGAGAAGGCGTAAAATGCATCTGCCTTGGTGATACACGGCAGGTGGATAATCCTTACCTGAATGAAAGCAACAACGGGCTCAACTGGGTGGTAAAGAAGCTGCGTAACAATAAAGAATACGCGCATATGGTACTCAAAGGAGAACGTTCACGCGGACCAATTACCGATGTGGTATTGAAGACTGGACTATAA
- a CDS encoding NTP transferase domain-containing protein yields the protein MELNYLLCDIKFMTGSNAKYQQISAAILAGGEGRRMGKTDKSCLEISGEKLVSRIIRALDDIFAETFIITRTPENHPDLKLRMEGDVFEARSSLTGIHSALYHSKTDHVFVTACDSPFLNRELIIELLSRIEPDDDVLIPIHPDGFYEPLCAVYSKRCLPFIEQNLENDRFQIIRFFPQVKVRTVETDLLKEKDQALETFININTPDQLSRINMNLSGEDNDQPDYPQTIPRSAALKLIRKKIRQAQGIYVPVTDCAGLVASETICSEISLPEHDRSAMDGYAVSSRCTAGATPENNTVLAFYGEIRPSCPAQDVSCSEQTRRVLTGGIIPAGTDAVIPYEQVTANENTISISRPVREGEFIRKAGSDIFKGETIVSKGCVITPCEAALLAYAGKCLIPVNPQPKVAILAVGNELCDPTKQTECGLIPADNLILMKSLCSRYGISDIHIAPCANSPEAISEAVLTNSDCRLIVTTGGTGPGNRDFVFNSIQQAEGKPIFKGLAMHPAKSVFACKLHNSIVIGLPGPPVAVNLAFHTIVHPVINMLQAKAVTSATIPAVLTEALKGGQDREKLRPCTITEKNGKILADPLLDKSLSPRKVMNLSNGIIILPAGCGEMPPQSIVRVIRF from the coding sequence ATGGAACTGAATTATCTTTTGTGCGATATAAAGTTCATGACCGGATCAAACGCGAAATACCAGCAGATAAGTGCAGCCATCCTTGCCGGTGGTGAAGGACGACGCATGGGCAAAACAGATAAATCCTGCCTTGAAATTTCCGGTGAAAAACTGGTCAGCAGGATAATACGGGCCCTTGATGACATTTTCGCGGAAACTTTTATCATCACCCGCACCCCGGAAAACCATCCGGACCTGAAGCTGAGAATGGAAGGTGATGTTTTTGAGGCGCGCAGTTCGCTGACCGGCATACATTCCGCTCTCTACCACTCTAAAACTGATCACGTATTCGTCACGGCCTGCGACTCACCATTCCTTAACCGGGAACTGATAATCGAACTGCTAAGCCGCATTGAGCCCGATGACGATGTACTCATCCCCATCCACCCGGACGGATTCTACGAACCGCTTTGCGCTGTTTACTCAAAACGATGCCTGCCCTTTATTGAGCAGAATCTGGAAAATGACCGTTTCCAGATCATTCGCTTTTTTCCGCAGGTCAAGGTCAGGACAGTGGAAACAGACCTACTGAAAGAAAAAGATCAGGCACTGGAAACCTTCATCAATATAAATACACCGGATCAATTAAGCCGTATAAATATGAACCTGAGCGGAGAAGATAACGACCAGCCGGACTACCCGCAAACCATTCCCCGTAGCGCGGCCCTTAAGCTTATCCGCAAAAAAATACGTCAGGCACAGGGAATTTACGTGCCAGTAACCGATTGTGCAGGACTTGTGGCATCCGAAACCATATGTTCGGAAATATCACTGCCTGAGCATGATCGCTCGGCTATGGACGGTTACGCGGTTTCCAGCAGATGCACAGCCGGAGCCACGCCTGAAAACAACACCGTATTAGCTTTTTACGGGGAAATACGCCCCTCATGTCCGGCCCAGGACGTGAGCTGTTCTGAGCAGACCAGGCGGGTTCTCACCGGGGGAATTATCCCGGCAGGGACGGACGCCGTCATTCCCTACGAGCAGGTAACTGCAAACGAGAACACCATCAGCATAAGCCGACCGGTCCGCGAGGGAGAATTCATCCGCAAAGCCGGTTCTGATATTTTTAAAGGTGAAACCATCGTCAGCAAGGGCTGTGTGATTACGCCCTGTGAGGCAGCCCTGCTGGCATATGCGGGCAAATGCTTAATCCCGGTCAATCCGCAGCCGAAAGTAGCCATACTCGCTGTAGGCAACGAGCTCTGCGACCCGACAAAACAAACAGAATGCGGATTGATCCCGGCGGATAACCTCATTCTCATGAAATCCCTTTGCAGCCGTTATGGAATCAGCGATATCCACATAGCGCCCTGCGCCAATTCACCGGAAGCTATTTCCGAGGCAGTACTCACCAACAGCGATTGCAGACTCATTGTCACAACCGGAGGCACCGGCCCCGGCAATCGCGACTTCGTGTTCAATTCCATCCAGCAGGCCGAAGGAAAGCCCATTTTCAAGGGGCTGGCCATGCATCCGGCTAAATCCGTCTTTGCATGCAAACTTCACAATTCCATTGTCATCGGGCTACCCGGCCCGCCGGTAGCTGTGAATCTTGCCTTCCACACCATCGTGCATCCGGTCATCAACATGTTGCAGGCCAAAGCAGTTACCTCAGCCACCATCCCGGCAGTTCTTACCGAAGCCTTAAAAGGCGGACAGGACCGGGAAAAGCTTCGCCCCTGCACAATAACGGAAAAAAATGGAAAGATTTTAGCGGACCCGCTGCTCGATAAATCCCTTTCGCCACGCAAAGTCATGAACCTAAGCAACGGCATCATCATCCTGCCCGCCGGTTGCGGGGAGATGCCTCCGCAAAGCATTGTCCGGGTAATCAGATTCTAA
- a CDS encoding 4Fe-4S binding protein — translation MSCNKLKMICFSPTRTTRRILDAIAEGFGVEDPEVVDVTREDKVPETCECSDNELVIIGAPVYGGRIPLTAVERFKALKSSGVPVVSVVVYGNRAYEDALIELVDLAGEAGFKPVAGAAFIGEHSFSTEKTPVAVSRPDEDDLSKAREFGKSLAAKLKEGALAGTEVEFPGNRPYKDRSPKASASPVSNDDCQLCGACERVCPTAAISVGAMVETDPDKCIFCCACVKVCDFDARKLEVPKLLEVSKWLADNFSSRREPEVFI, via the coding sequence ATGTCTTGTAATAAACTTAAGATGATCTGTTTTTCACCTACCCGGACCACCCGCCGCATTCTGGATGCAATTGCCGAAGGGTTCGGTGTGGAAGATCCGGAAGTGGTTGACGTAACCCGTGAGGATAAGGTTCCCGAGACCTGCGAATGTAGTGATAATGAGCTGGTGATAATCGGCGCTCCGGTTTACGGCGGACGCATTCCCCTGACTGCGGTGGAGAGGTTTAAGGCTCTTAAATCATCGGGTGTTCCGGTTGTTTCCGTTGTTGTTTATGGGAATCGCGCCTACGAAGACGCACTGATCGAGCTTGTTGATCTGGCCGGTGAAGCCGGGTTTAAGCCTGTTGCGGGAGCTGCATTCATCGGTGAGCATTCATTCTCCACCGAGAAAACCCCCGTCGCCGTTAGCAGGCCCGATGAAGATGATTTGAGTAAGGCCCGTGAATTCGGCAAGAGTCTTGCCGCAAAATTGAAGGAAGGCGCTCTTGCCGGAACAGAGGTTGAATTTCCGGGTAACCGTCCATATAAGGACCGCTCCCCGAAAGCTTCCGCTTCTCCCGTCTCCAATGATGACTGCCAGCTCTGCGGCGCCTGTGAGAGGGTCTGTCCTACAGCGGCAATCTCTGTCGGAGCCATGGTTGAGACTGACCCTGATAAGTGTATCTTCTGCTGCGCCTGCGTTAAAGTTTGTGATTTTGATGCCCGTAAGCTGGAAGTCCCCAAATTGCTTGAAGTCTCTAAGTGGCTGGCTGATAATTTCAGCTCCCGTCGCGAACCGGAAGTATTCATATAG
- a CDS encoding DUF3574 domain-containing protein, with translation MIRSMRICVIILLLAFCVSGCATGKWNRYELYMGQTYHEGKKRISSRRFQSFLNKEVTPKFSDGYTVYDAQGFWGGKSGFTYSERSKVLMVVSPDKDAGQRVDAIAKAYKEEFNQESVLKIVSPVAVDFK, from the coding sequence ATGATTAGATCAATGCGGATTTGTGTGATTATTCTTTTACTGGCTTTTTGTGTGTCCGGCTGTGCGACTGGTAAGTGGAACCGTTACGAGCTTTACATGGGACAGACTTACCATGAAGGTAAGAAAAGAATAAGTTCCAGAAGGTTTCAGAGCTTTCTTAATAAGGAAGTCACGCCTAAGTTCAGTGATGGTTACACTGTTTACGATGCTCAGGGGTTTTGGGGCGGCAAGAGCGGTTTTACCTATTCTGAAAGAAGTAAGGTGCTCATGGTTGTTTCCCCGGATAAAGATGCCGGGCAGCGCGTGGATGCTATCGCTAAAGCCTATAAGGAAGAATTTAATCAGGAGTCTGTATTGAAGATTGTCAGCCCTGTGGCCGTTGATTTCAAATAG
- a CDS encoding ATP-binding protein yields the protein MLRVVLTGSECTGKSTLAAKLAEHYKAEAVPEYLREYFALKNGNLTIDDVLPIARGQLRLEAEAAAKGSSPLICDTDIISSIVYASHYFGEYPQWLDDKFKTLAPSLYLLCDIDIPWQDDGQRDMPEEREYMQNLFIEEFKKRGIPLQIISGSLERRFIKSSRIIDAEINAMIHRATKK from the coding sequence ATGCTCCGCGTAGTCCTGACCGGCTCTGAATGCACCGGGAAATCCACCCTCGCCGCCAAGCTTGCCGAGCATTATAAAGCGGAAGCCGTGCCTGAATATCTGCGCGAATACTTTGCGCTCAAAAACGGCAACCTGACCATAGACGATGTTCTCCCCATCGCCCGCGGACAGTTGCGCCTTGAGGCAGAAGCAGCTGCAAAGGGCTCAAGCCCGCTCATCTGTGATACGGACATAATTTCGTCAATTGTATACGCCAGCCATTATTTCGGTGAATATCCGCAGTGGCTTGACGATAAGTTTAAAACGCTTGCCCCCTCTCTTTACCTACTCTGCGACATTGACATCCCCTGGCAGGACGACGGCCAGCGTGACATGCCTGAAGAACGCGAATACATGCAGAATCTATTCATAGAGGAATTCAAAAAGCGCGGCATCCCACTCCAGATAATCAGCGGTTCCCTTGAACGCAGGTTCATAAAATCCAGCCGGATAATCGATGCAGAGATTAACGCTATGATCCATAGAGCCACAAAAAAATAA
- the pnuC gene encoding nicotinamide riboside transporter PnuC — MEIINFIINFVSSMGLGEQLSIATGLVYIFLSVRQNPLCWPFGIVSVGIWMVIVFQGKLYSDAFLQLVYVILGFYGWYQWLRGGQDNSPLKIQRVDRKLALRLILIGLVTFVPTGYLMENYLEASFPWWDALTTVLSLIAQYLLARKYMENWLLWITADTMYVGIYYAKGWSGYSGLMIVYTAMAVLGFISWLKSYRIDREPQCSA; from the coding sequence ATGGAAATCATCAACTTCATAATCAATTTCGTAAGCTCAATGGGACTCGGGGAGCAACTTTCCATCGCCACCGGGCTGGTATACATCTTTCTGAGCGTGCGTCAGAATCCGCTCTGTTGGCCTTTCGGGATTGTCAGCGTGGGAATCTGGATGGTCATTGTATTTCAGGGCAAACTATATTCAGACGCATTTCTACAGCTTGTCTATGTCATTCTCGGCTTTTACGGCTGGTATCAATGGCTGCGAGGCGGCCAAGACAACAGCCCGCTGAAGATTCAGCGCGTGGACCGCAAACTGGCTTTGCGACTTATTCTGATAGGACTGGTTACCTTTGTCCCCACCGGATATTTGATGGAGAATTACCTTGAGGCGTCATTCCCCTGGTGGGATGCCCTGACTACCGTACTTTCTCTCATAGCCCAATATCTGCTGGCCAGGAAGTATATGGAAAACTGGCTGCTCTGGATCACCGCCGACACCATGTATGTCGGTATCTACTATGCAAAAGGCTGGTCCGGTTACAGCGGACTTATGATCGTGTACACCGCTATGGCTGTGCTCGGTTTCATCAGCTGGCTCAAATCCTACCGTATCGACCGGGAGCCTCAATGCTCCGCGTAG